In the Neisseria sp. KEM232 genome, GCCGTTTTCGTCGGTGGTGTTGCGCAGCTCTTGGATGAAGATGTCGTCGGCCTGGCGCAGGAGGTCGGCGTATTCTTTTTTCACTTCGCCGAGGATGCGCACGCCGAGGCCGGGGCCGGGGAAGGGGTGGCGGTACACCATTTCGCGCGGCAGGCCGAGGGCGACGCCCAACTCGCGCACTTCGTCTTTAAACAGGTCGCGCAGCGGCTCGAGCAGTTTGAGTTTCATGTTTTCGGGCAGGCCGCCGACGTTGTGGTGCGACTTGATGGCGTGGGCCTTGTTGGTTTTCGCGCCCGCGCTTTCGATAACGTCGGGGTAAATTGTGCCTTGCGCCAGCCATTTGGCGTTGGTGAGTTTTTTCTCTTCTGCGTCAAATACTTCAATGAATTCTGCGCCGATGATTTTGCGTTTTTGTTCGGGGTCGGTCACGCCGGCGAGTTTCGCCATAAACTGTTCGCTGGCGTCCACGTGAATCACGCGCACGCCCAAGTTGTCGGCAAACATTTTCATCACGTTTTCGGCTTCGTTCAGGCGCAGCAGGCCGTGATCGACAAACACGCAGGTGAGCTGGTCGCCGATGGCGCGGTGAATCAGCGCGGCGGCCACGGAAGAATCGACGCCGCCGGACAAGCCCAAAATCACTTCGTCGCTGCCGACCTGCTCGCGGATTTTGGCCACGGCTTCGTCGATGTAGTTGGGCATCGTCCAGCTTGGTTTGGCTTCGCAAATGTCCAAAACAAAGCGGTTGATGAGGGCGCGGCCTTGTTTGGTGTGGGTAACTTCGGGGTGGAACTGGATGCCGTAAAACTGCTTGGCGGCGTGTTCCATCATGGCGATGGGGCAGGAGGGGGTGTCGCCGATGATGCTGAAGCCTTCGGGCAGCTTGGAGACTTTGTCGCCGTGGCTCATCCATACGTCGAGGGTGTTGGGCTGGCCGTCTGAAATGCCGCGTGTGAGTTCGCTGTCGATGGTTTTGACTTGGGCGTAGCCGAATTCGCGCTGGTTGCCCGGCTCGACGTCGCCGCCAAGGTGGTAGGCCATAAACTGCATGCCGTAGCAGATGCCGAGCACGGGGATACCCAAATCGAAAATGCCGGTGTCGGCCTGATAGTCGGAGTTGTAAACCGAATTGGGACCACCGGAGAGGATAATGCCTTTCGGATTGAAGGCTTTGATGGCGTCAAGCGGCATATCGTAGGGGTGCAGCTCGCAGTAAACATGGGCTTCGCGCACGCGGCGGGCGATAAGCTGGGTGACTTGCG is a window encoding:
- the guaA gene encoding glutamine-hydrolyzing GMP synthase, producing the protein MTQDKILILDFGSQVTQLIARRVREAHVYCELHPYDMPLDAIKAFNPKGIILSGGPNSVYNSDYQADTGIFDLGIPVLGICYGMQFMAYHLGGDVEPGNQREFGYAQVKTIDSELTRGISDGQPNTLDVWMSHGDKVSKLPEGFSIIGDTPSCPIAMMEHAAKQFYGIQFHPEVTHTKQGRALINRFVLDICEAKPSWTMPNYIDEAVAKIREQVGSDEVILGLSGGVDSSVAAALIHRAIGDQLTCVFVDHGLLRLNEAENVMKMFADNLGVRVIHVDASEQFMAKLAGVTDPEQKRKIIGAEFIEVFDAEEKKLTNAKWLAQGTIYPDVIESAGAKTNKAHAIKSHHNVGGLPENMKLKLLEPLRDLFKDEVRELGVALGLPREMVYRHPFPGPGLGVRILGEVKKEYADLLRQADDIFIQELRNTTDENGTSWYDLTSQAFAVFLPVKSVGVMGDGRTYDYVVALRAVITSDFMTAHWAELPYSLLGRVSNRIINEVKGINRVVYDVSGKPPATIEWE